GGTGTTCTCATTGCCTGTTTGGTAAAGAGAGATCCAATACtccaataaattaaatttgttaGTACAagaaacaacaagaaaaagatGCCCCAAATCACACTCAATTACAAAAAGCAAGATGCCATAtcttcaaagaaaaagaaggatcATTCACACACATCACACACGGTGATTCCATCTTTTTTACCTTCACAGTCACAAAAAATAATCTATCTTTTTTACCtccataaataataataataaaaaatatttctcgTTAGACTATGACTATTGAGACGTACGATAAAGAAATACATTTAAGATATTCGATGATAGTTTTTATATCGTtgtgaaatattttttttccaaattattagTGGCTGGCACCAATTTTATTAAACATGACATGTTTGAGTTTTtgcataaataataaataatttatgtGGCAATATTTTTGTTCCTGATGTTGAAAGAGATTTCGAGCCCATCAGTAAATCGGAGGGACCATACAATTAGTTATGAGTgtctaattaaaaaatgaTGCATTTGTTACGAAATAGGGCGTGTAACCATTGGGCTATACGAAGCGCCATATTATATTACAAATTGacaataaataataaagtagAATGTGTGTAAAGCTGGCCCGATGGATGGTATGGTAAATGGGACAGTGGGGAGTGTTGGCCCCACACTATCAATGGTCTTTTGATAATCATGCAAAGGTGCCGGGGCAATATAAATTTGTGGGACCTGATTGATGCCCCAATTTGAGATTATGTTTGACCCAAGTGAAACGTTTAATTGGATCTCATTGTAAAAAAGAGTTGGTTTATGAATGCTTTTCATGATTACAAAGTCAACCAATTCTTAATAGCTCTTCCAAATTCAAGGCGAATATTTGAAACCTTtgtataataatataatatgttgTGGAGACTAGGACTAATTAGTTTGTTGATTAGAAGATTTCAACCCATAATTTAAGCCACCATAAGCCATAAGCCATAAGCCATAAGGTGGGTGTAAATGCATGTATCTAGCAATGCTAGTTGTTGGAATGTACCctaaaatttacaaaattagTACATTGTTGGTATGTAATCATAATTGAaataaagaatgaaaaattaatgttattgttttttatCGTTTATGTAGATTGTTGGTACATAAAAAATTACAGACTAATAACAAgcttcaaaattaaaataaataatattatcgATAATCATTTACGCATATAAAACCATCGTTTGTACATATCAGTTCTATAATGCATCACCGCACATACATTAACGACTCGTAGCCGCTTTTAAGTTGATAAGTGGCGTAAACTATTGAACAACAGCACCAAACGTTGGGCACAAATTGTGTCACGCGTTAGATAAGATGAAACCGCAGTTGAAGAGATTGTGATGACAACCATCAAATCGGTTGTAAATACGAGTAGGAGATGGAAAATCAATCTTGGAAAGACAGTACGAGCGATGATATCTCCCAGATTTGATCTGCAGTGTctgaataatatatattttgaattttggtaGCAAAAGTCCAACCAAGAAAAAGGCCAATCTTTGGTCCCACTGCAGATTGTTTTGGGACTTCCAAATCTCCTCAATTCTATCTTTTGTCTCGTTGTCTTAGCACGTACACACACACCCATGTTGGGACCCTAGccaaacttttattttcttcaattaccaaaaaagaaattatttttctttaataaactGTGGTCCATATTCCATGGCCATAGGGATAAGCTTTACACACCAAACAAAACCTAAATgctctttttcatttattttagttttaagcAATAAGCACCTTTCACTTTCCTAATGTTAACTTCCTCAAAGCCTTAACCACAGTATCGAAAGTAAACTTTGTAGCATATGCTTCCGCAATGTTAGGTCATGATCAGactcaatttttaatttggttcgctaatttttcttttcaattatttgtaaaattttgtATGATTTTCGGAATTTAAAATCCAAAGTGAGAATtagttgtaatttttattttgatgtaaagattataaataaataaataaaccgttaccacaataaaaatatacataaaagaaaattggaaagCGGGTACGTAGCACGAGGTAGCACGTGGAAGGAGAGGCGGTGGTGGGGTCAAGCCAAGATTCGTGAGGAGATACTGATGCCAAGTCTTTTTATTGCAAACCAACAAAACACTGCACCACTCGGGGAACTCCCCCGGTCACTATGTATGTACCAAACCCACAGTCAATGCCACCGGCAAAATCCGGTTCCCACCAATTTTCCCGCGTTTTTATACCCCCATTTCGGGACTCGCGCTGGTCACTTCCCAATTCGCAATTCCACACCCAACGATTTGACGGCGCGGCCCACCGCTGACCACCGGTCAACGCCTCGACCCGTTACCCAGCACTGACCCCGACATTGACCAATATCTCGCGATGGCCGAGATACCGGGGTTTGATATGGAAGATCGCACCAAAGTGGATTTCAGAATCTCAGCGTTTTATggcttaaaattttaaaaaaaaaatgaacgaaaaaaaaagtagattTTTGAGATTtggtagagagagaaaagattTGATTTTGCGAAAGAGACCAATACACAGCAATACTATATTACAGAGAGAAGAAACACACACGCAGCACGCTGGTGAAGAAGACAGACAATTTTACctgattttcatttcttctctCCTCTGTATAAAACATTGGCCACAAAGGCAGAGCAAGCCTTTGTTCTACAACCAAGCCAAAATAAAGAACCAATCCAGTTTTGTCTCACTCTGACTCGGAAGATGGCCAGGAGCGGCGTCGTTTCGTGGCGGAGGAGGTCGGAGAAGCTCGACGGGTTCGACATGGCGCCAATGAACTCCGAAGAAGCTCACGTCCTCGCCGTCGATGACAGCCTCGTCGACCGCAAGGTCATTGAGCGCTTGCTTAGAATTTCTTCTTGCAAAGGTAACACTGAAAACAGAGCTTCATTTCTGAGAAACACCGTCGATTTTTTAGCTCtatgtgattttgaatttgatttttggttcCAATGTGCAGTGACGGCTGTGGATAGTGGAAGGAGAGCTCTGCAATTCCTTGGCTTGGACGACGACAAGAGTTCCTCCGTCGGATTCGACGTAAGCTTGTTTGATTAACAAATCTTAATCCAAATTCGTAAtaaatttcatcaataaaCTTTGAATTTCGAATTTGGAATAATAATTTCGTTGCGATTAAATTATAGGGCTTGAAGGTGGATCTGATTATCACTGACTACTGTATGCCTGGCATGACCGGGTACGAATTGCTCAAGAAAATCAAGGAATCTTCAGCTCTCAAAGAGATTCCAGTTGTGATTATGTCATCTGAGAACGTTTTGGCGCGCATAGACAGGTAAATTTCTTCGTCAatgcaattattttcattGAAATTAATCAATTCTTGTGCATGATTTTGATGTTTGATTTTAAACTCGAATTTTGGTGTTCGCCAGGTGTTTGGAAGAAGGCGCAGAAGACTTCATAGTGAAACCGGTGAAGTTATCGGACGTGAAGAGGCTCAAGGACTACATGACGAGAGAGGCCGGACTGGAAGAGAGTGGGATGAACAAGAGAAAGCTACGCGAGCCTTGTGATCTGCCTTCCTCACCACCGTCCATTCTACCATCGTCACCCTCGTCCTCCTTATCGTCACCGTCGAAATCTCCGTCGCCTCCTCGGTCATCGTCGTTCTCGGCTCCCTCGTCGCCGACGTCGCTTGATTCCCCAATCCGACGGCTCAAAATGACCAACACTGATTAGATCAACCGAACCCGACGCAATCACTTTTTATTCATCGGGGCCAAACTGCAATTACCCGTTTAACCGGTTTTTGTTGAATTACctcctctttttttggttttgttttggtttgcctttgatttcttttgtttgtttatatatgACTGTGATTTACATATTAATACTACTTATTAACTGATTACTTTTCTAAAATCTTCAATTAAACAATCAATTCCAGttctttgactttgactttATTTGCATCTTTATAATTCACTTTTGAGTATTCATAAGATTCACATATGATTAAAATCTTCTTTTGACAAACAATTTGCAATTCAAACTTATAACACattatttttctccaaaaaTCATGTGAAAATACCATTATCCATGGTTAGGATGTTCAAATgttataagaaaaagaaatgggtTGAAATGGGTTAGTGGATTAGcttgaaacaaataaaatttataattaagaaaagaaaaagaaaaagagagagataaaaaagCAGCTGTATCGTGCTGTACACATACAGAGTGTTGAATCGggattgaatttgatttggttgagtTGGAGAGATAAGCTTGCAAGATCTTGTCTGGTAGAGAGAATATTGGAATGGGATTGTGAATTGGACGTGTCACAAAATGCTCCCTTTGGGAGGGACTAGGACACCTTGTCCGTTTGGGACCTTTTCCCCTTGTCCTCAACACCCtcaactccagtttttcaTGTCTCATTGTCTCTTTGGGAGTGGTATGCTTATCATATGCTCTCTTCTCAAATCTTCGTAGTTGGGATGAGACCCACTCATGCTCCATCTACCATTTTCAACTCCGATTAATGAATGGTTGATAGACCATTGATGTATGTGAGATAATTTTGTCTACGCATTATGGCAGCAATGTATGTGTGCAACGTTTTTTtatgacaaaagaaaaagggtacTAATTTTTCCACTACgtttttatccacttacactctttttttattataaatggTATGTTCTCATTTCTCTTTTGTTCGCTTACACTCTTTTTTATCTTATAGTAAAAAGtactaaaaaacaaaagagaatgtaagtggataaaagaGGAGTGAGAAAATCACCACTCAAAAAAAATGTGTATGCACATTTATTAACGTTGTccataaaacttaaaattagaATTGGTTTGGAAAATTGAAGAGCTTGATGATACTTGCAGGTGTGGCAAATCTTTGAGGAAATATCATTGGACCCACATGAGAGAGTAGATAGCAGGGTGTAGAGCtgtagaattttttttgaatcttattattatttttattgtgaatcaaaggaaaaagaagatgtGAGTCTAGACTAGTGGTTGTGACTGGTTAGACTTCGGGAGACTTTGGAGAAACCTAAAGgagagataaattttttaaaagaagccaaaatggacaaaattgcccttatttatttttggatttcctaaggaatcctttacatttgcatgtctttgatttgaaaattAGAAGTTTTTTTTAGGCCTCATAATTTGGCCCGCGGGCTCATGAGCCGATGGGGCCTGCCCGGCCCATTGAAAAAAAGCCCGTCTCGGCCAGCCTAGGGCTgggctaggcttgggcttgggtgtctgAAGCCCGGCCCGTCTCATAGGCCCGGCCCtattaagcccaagaaagaCCTGCCCTACCAGCCCACAAAAGCCCGGCCCGTTAGGCccgcatatatatatatatatatatatatataattatgtataaataagagtttagatttaggattatatcacttaaatcacatatataatttgtttcatttcatttacttttctttactcctTCTTAGTTTATAATtagatgattagcacattaatttgtgtcaatcattaattcaacaattatatatataagatgaataacatatcacatcaccaaatataatcatatcacgaaacataattgtaccaccaaatataatcatacttttcttgaacacatcaccaaatatttgcatatttgggtctaatccGGCCCATTGGGTTTAACTCGGCCCGGCCTGATAGGCTTTCTCAATCCCGGCTCATGGGTTGGGCTTggactttgaattttctaaaaaaccagcccgatattttctctctcctctttaaagccCAGTTAGGCCTGGCCCaacccaagcccattaaatttgggCCGGGCTAGCCCAACGCAATCCATTGACAAGCCCTagtattttgtcttttttgaaaaagctttggctttttccaaaagtgaaagctTTTTTTtgactaaaacctaaatttactttagaGTTTTGGTCTCAACAAAGGCATTAACGTTTATTGATCAAGGTGCCACCAAGGGAAGGAACAATCAATGTAACAAGTTATAATTTGAATGAAAAGTACATTAAATTTTTGCCCCTTACAAATGCGTGGTGGATTATTCTAAACCGTTAATtaataaagtaaaatttgatgtcaaaattcatattaatagCCACTAAAACTTATATAAGCTTAGACTGTCTCTAATTATAAGGCCATCTTCAACTTATGAGGCCAAATTCTAAATATTCTAAATTTTAGTTCATTTTATTTCCcaactaaagaaaaagaaaattaaaggatcaaaatttagaaaaacgCAAACTTTGGGCCAAATGCCTGGACtggaaattttttggtgtAGCCCACTAAAGGCTTATGCAACCCATGTACAAGGAAGATTATGTGGGCCCCGCACTGCTGCAGTGCTGCATTTGTCGTCTCGCCACTTGGCAGTAACTGGTGATGTTGCCTTTGGAATCTAATGGCAACAACAATTCaaacatctctctcttttttttcttaaaattaattCCAATAGTAACTCAAATCAACGATTCATATTAAATCCAAGCTATTttaatggtaaaaaaaaaaaagatcaaacaattaaaatttaaatctaatggtcaaaataatatttaaaattaatgtaaatcagatccaaccccaaaacctactccaaactctataaatacccaCCAATTTCTCAAATAATCTACCAAAACTATTTTGTCTATTTCTCAGATTATTTTTCCTTTGCCAATTTCATCAATCTCATTTCAGTCTTATTGAAGATGTCTACAAAATATCAATGTAATTACCAAAGTATGTGTattgtatatacatatagggTTCCATAATCCATTACAATTACTTGAGTTTTCCTTTTAAGATGGAATGATGTTGAACCAGGACTTTGAACATTTTCCCTCGAGAGAACAGCTGGTTGATATTGTAGTTTTCAAACATTTGTCAAGTGACTTTATTCAACCTGACTTGTTGTAGCGATGGTTTTCCTAATGGCATTCATTTTGGTTCGAAATAAAAACACTAGTGTACATGTCGCATGAGCAAAATGGCATTACATACAAACAAGGGCAGCTTAAAAAAAGGTTCTTTGAACTCATATCATAATAGCATCAAATTGGGATACAAAaggaaacacaaaaaaaatatatataatactaCTTTTAGACCCACAACATGCTTTGAAAGCCAGCCAACCCCCAAGTTAAAGACAAGGGCAGATTTAGAAGCtataagagcaactccagcgCTAGAGGCTGGCCCAGGCAAAAGGCAGAGATGAGCCCGAGTCCAGCTCCAGCGCCAAGAATCCAGCCCGGGCAACAGGCGGGCCCCACGAAATcgggcaggcccaagggcAAAAGTCGCCTGGGCTTGAGCCCGAgttcgctgacgtcagcgcactaaaatcaattttttttttactgttgacTGCCACGTGTCGTCACCGGGTGGCTccgattggatttttttcagCAATCCTAcggttctcttttttttggccaaaaaaagtttaaaaaaatccaaaaaaatccgaaaaaattctgaatttttttttttaaaaataccaaaaatttatgtattttttccctataaatacctaaccattttatctactttcaacaccaaatcttcatacaatttcttctccatacaatattttctactctccactcacataattcattttccacaccaaaatatttttaattgccattttaatcaatttaatgtaactttttttttgcatattctatttctttttgttgcacaatgtttattttatttttgcatttcctaattggctttatttatttacataatcaattttattcttgcatttcaaatagtttataatttcatgcataatctttatttttgtttttgcattttcaatttgtctatatttatttacacaatcaattttattcttgcatttgaaaatagtttataatttcttgcattgtatattttttgaatgcacttccaattatttattttgaatagatcatacaagcacaagttttatctggaataagacacgtggcaaccgagattcacatccgataatcttatccgaaaatttaattacaaaagattatcaaaattaatgatttaaagtataaaaaaataggaaataaagtacaatgaatagtaattgccctagactttgccCTTGTGGGTGGAACtacaaatggcaaggctgacactattcacgtgaatagtatcagcccttgcttgccctagcttgcccttgccttagactttgcccttaggggtggagttgctctaaagGAATTTCATATAATTGCAATTACAATTGGTGACTGCCATGCAACTGATTTACGGGTTAATGAATGAACCCATTCATTCAGATACAAAGTTTTTATGGTTATTTTTCGAAGAAATATGAGCTAAAATCAGAGTTGTCCCATGATCCcatagatattttatttcatttcaaatttttctaaGAAACATGTTGTTTAGCATGATGCAATTGATTCTTCCGATTCCTATATTGCGAAGACGAGAAAGAGGCTGGCACAGAATTGCCAAAATACCAAATTCTCTCATGCACATAATTCTATTTAAATATAGTAGTAATCGACTGATCACTCAATTGCATGCGtctaattaatattatatgcatgcttaaatgaatgaaataaCAATTGATCATGCGTGAGAGCATGCGCACATGACATTCAGTATACGAATTAGTGACCTGCATGCAATGAGAATTCTCAATACTATAAAGTAGCTGTAGGGTATGGTCGTCCAGTGTCACAGGATTTGATCTCTCAAACTTTCCAATAACAATTAATCAGAGTGAGCCTCAaccatatatatttatattatggcCGACACACGGCCTCAGATTTTCTGGTCATGCTGCTTGCTGTTGGTTGTGATCTTTGCAGGATTCTCATATGTAGAATGCAATGTCATCTTCAATCCAAAAGAGCCCAAGTTCAGCGTCACAAATGCGTTTCTTACCCAATTCAACTACACAACCACCGACCAAACTCTCGACTTTAATCTTGCTTTCAACATCACAATAACAAACCCTAACAAAAGAGTGGACATAGAGTACCATGACATCGAAGTCACTGCAATGTATGAAGACAAGACGTTTGCTCTTGTGAGGTCGGGTGGTCGGGTAACACACTTTTATAAAGGCCACGAAAATACCACCGTTTTGCAGAATCTACATGTTCAAGGGAAGCAGTTGGTGAAGTTTGGGGAAGCTGAGCTTCGCAAGTTTAAATCCCAGACTGATGCGGGCATCTATAGTATTGACTTGCAACTTGCTCTTCAGGTGAAGCCCAGGTACGACATGTCATTCAAGAgcaaaaataataagaatgCAATCCACTGCAAGTTGATGCTTCCTTTGACCACTTTTGGGACATCTGCCGGTGGCAGTGGAGGAGGAGGCAGCGAAGGCGGTTTCAACACTACAAAGTGCTTAATTACTCATACATTTCAAAACTTTTCATCCCATAAGCCTCTGCGAACAAATAGACTGACTCATATTAGTACGATTATTGCTATTGTTCTAGGTGCGGCAATTATCTTATCATGTCTAATGGTGGTTGTTTATAATCTGGTGAAGATATATGTGAACCTCCCAGCATAATTTTACTatcactaattaaataatgaggttttattattttaagttCGATCCATTCAAGACGCAgtgtctcttaattacaatcccttaCTTCAAGGGAACACcttttgattccatcataaagaaacagacGTATGTCTTTTGTTTTGCGGCTGCCCCTAAGTCGAACCTTAGAGTGCCTACATATGCCTTGTTGGAATCAAGCcgaatcaagccactcgtagttcgAAGAATTGCAATGAATaaattgttgaagaatatgagtctcacatcggaaacttgactaaataaaataaaaaatataatgaatggttctACTACTAATAATACCGaggccttttgtgataaaacatCACATCTACTGGGCTttgtaggtggttaagttgAGGACAATATCGGTGTTGTTAGTAGTAGGCCGTTGGCCCGTCTATCTGAATTTAACATAAATGACTCATTGCAAGAgaaatttgttttgaattgtATTGAGAAGTGTTTCAGtgaatttagctaaataaaccagggattcgatatgTAATTTTGTTTGGGGGCGAATTTGGTTAAGAATAAACTGTGGATTCTGTTCGGATTTAAGATTTGGATGGTTGCATCTGgattgaatctctagattgcATACATACCCTTTcgaagggatcaaaccaacatAGTTCggaatttagaaattaatgggtaagtgtagcccactaatttagaatttgtgtcCTTGAGACAATTTGGAGATTTtaagattttcataggtaaATGATCCAtgggaaaaattggaaattaatagGTAAGGGTGGCTCACTAATTAAGAATTTATGTctgagagatttgaatttaatctcattgaaatttgcatgggtagatgacccatgggaaaaattggatggttttgtacaatttttcttattgtcaATGTCTAAGATAaataatgagcaattttgatgAACCCGCTAATTTTCTACAATTGACCTTTGCATTTGGACCTAAATATGGCTTTGAGGATTTTAAAATTGATCCATTAATCATATAATAGGCAATTTAGGCCTCTGTAAATTTAATGAGTGTTTATTTAATCACTCATTAAATACTTTGGacttttggaaattaattGGCAATTTTTGATAACCCAATAATATGTTTCCGGGCCTTAAAATTTTTCATCAGTTAGAACATGAGAAAAGAGTCCACATCATAGAGAGACCTTGAGACCCAGTTGCCAATTGAAGCCACAAATTGATATCTGTTTgcccctttaaacaaaattgaacAACAGTTTTAAAAGACTACAATTGGT
The window above is part of the Prunus dulcis chromosome 1, ALMONDv2, whole genome shotgun sequence genome. Proteins encoded here:
- the LOC117616649 gene encoding two-component response regulator ARR5-like; translated protein: MARSGVVSWRRRSEKLDGFDMAPMNSEEAHVLAVDDSLVDRKVIERLLRISSCKVTAVDSGRRALQFLGLDDDKSSSVGFDGLKVDLIITDYCMPGMTGYELLKKIKESSALKEIPVVIMSSENVLARIDRCLEEGAEDFIVKPVKLSDVKRLKDYMTREAGLEESGMNKRKLREPCDLPSSPPSILPSSPSSSLSSPSKSPSPPRSSSFSAPSSPTSLDSPIRRLKMTNTD